In Musa acuminata AAA Group cultivar baxijiao chromosome BXJ2-10, Cavendish_Baxijiao_AAA, whole genome shotgun sequence, a genomic segment contains:
- the LOC135624524 gene encoding uncharacterized protein LOC135624524 isoform X1 translates to MANSMLSPAQRYAAAALLALALRHAQLQQEAQPLASSFSSAAADDDTHAEPAARLWTHQSRGLLRPVLRFLEIDSKVWAELEETALSSSPERHIDGFLRTIFDCNGASSEKSDQEVAFAKAVDSMALSLQTDADPAEGSKTQQQELNNRCDDTGASAANHKISDVTSRFSEIFQMRTMKAMPKVEETSHHLKCLGDEKSMLVDTPENYQRKLTFLFELLSACLADTPQDKKSPPERKGYDARHRVALRLLAKWICVEWIKMEAMEIIIACSAIASLKEEVQSEEGESAESRWSRWKRGGIIGAAALTGGAVLAISGGLAAPAIAAGFSALAPTLGTIVPVIGASGFAAAATVAGSAAGSVAVAASFGAAGAGLAGSKMARRVGDIEEFDFIPIGENHNQGCLAVGIYVSGFVFEEEDFVRPWDAIINNLERYVLRWESKNLIALSNAIQDWITSKVTKELMKRGAMMTVLSTLVTAVSWPTTLLSATKFIDSKWSIAIDRSNKAGKLLAEALLKGLQGNRPVTLIGFSLGARVIFKCLEELSKSGNNEGLVERVFLLGAPISVSGENWEGARKRDDFIQSWSISSMPYRTCNVVQIVAGRFVNVFSTNDWILGITFRASMLTHGLAGIQNVNVPGIENVDVTDIISGHSSYLCAAQEILQQLEA, encoded by the exons ATGGCCAATTCGATGCTTTCCCCCGCGCAGAGGTACGCCGCCGCGGCGCTCCTTGCCCTCGCCCTTCGCCATGCTCAGCTCCAACAAGAGGCCCAGCCTCTCGCTTCCTCCTTTTCCTCTGCTGCGGCGGATGACGACACCCATGCCGAGCCCGCCGCCCGGCTTTGGACACACCAGTCCCGCGGCCTTCTCCGTCCTGTCTTACG GTTTCTGGAAATTGATTCCAAGGTGTGGGCTGAATTGGAGGAAACCGCTCTTTCTTCTTCACCAGAACGGCACATAGATGGG TTCTTGAGGACAATCTTTGACTGCAACGGAGCATCTTCAGAAAAATCAGATCAAGAGGTTGCTTTCGCAAAAGCAGTTGATTCTATGGCACTAAGCTTGCAAACAGATGCTGATCCAGCTGAGGGATCTAAGACACAGCAACAGGAGCTTAACAATAGATGtgatgacacaggtgcttctgctGCAAATCATAAAATTTCTGATGTGACATCTAGATTTTCAGAAATATTTCAAATGAGAACGATGAAAGCTATGCCCAAAGTAGAAGAGACATCTCATCATTTGAAATGCCTTGGTGATGAAAAATCCATGTTAGTGGACACTCCAGAGAATTATCAACGGAAATTGACATTTCTTTTTGAGCTTCTTTCTGCCTGTTTAGCTGATACACCTCAAGACAAGAAAAGTCCTCCAGAGAGGAAGGGTTATGATGCTCGTCACCGTGTTGCTCTAAGGTTGTTGGCAAAATGGATTTGTGTTGAGTGGATAAAAATG GAagctatggagataataattgctTGCTCTGCTATTGCATCATTGAAAGAGGAAGTACAATCTGAAGAGGGTGAATCAGCAGAAAGCAGGTGGTCTAGATGGAAACGTGGTGGCATAATTGGTGCAGCTGCATTGACTGGAGGAGCCGTGTTAGCAATATCTGGAG GCCTGGCGGCTCCAGCAATTGCTGCAGGATTTAGTGCTTTAGCTCCTACATTAGGAACCATAGTCCCTGTTATTGGAGCAAGTGGGTTTGCTGCAGCAGCTACTGTTGCTGGATCAGCCGCTGGCTCAGTTGCTGTTGCTGCATCATTTGGAG CTGCAGGCGCTGGTCTTGCAGGGAGCAAAATGGCTAGGAGAGTTGGAGATATTGAAGAGTTCGATTTTATTCCAATTGGAGAAAATCATAACCAGGGT TGTTTAGCAGTTGGTATCTATGTTTCTGGTTTTGTATTTGAGGAAGAAGACTTTGTAAGACCCTGGGATGCAATAATAAATAACTTGGAGAG GTATGTTCTTAGATGGGAGTCAAAGAATTTGATTGCATTGAGCAATGCAATCCAAGATTGGATTACATCAA AGGTTACAAAGGAGTTAATGAAGCGAGGTGCGATGATGACTGTCTTAAGCACTCTAGTGACTGCAGTTTCTTGGCCAACTACATTACTTTCGGCCACAAAATTTATAGACAGCAAATGGTCAATTGCGATTGATAG ATCAAATAAAGCAGGAAAACTTCTTGCTGAAGCATTGTTGAAGGGATTGCAGGGCAACAG GCCAGTAACCCTTATTGGCTTTTCACTGGGAGCACGGGTCATCTTTAAGTGCTTGGAAGAGTTGTCAAAGTCAGGAAACAACG AGGGTCTCGTAGAAAGAGTTTTTCTCCTTGGTGCACCAATTTCTGTCAGTGGAGAAAATTGGGAGGGTGCTAGGAAA CGTGATGATTTCATTCAAAGCTGGTCCATTAGCAGCATGCCCTATCGTACTTGCAATGTTGTGCAGATCGTTGCTGGGAGATTCGTGAACGTGTTCTCAACAAATGACTGGATCCTCGGAATAACTTTCCGAGCAag TATGCTGACCCATGGTTTGGCTGGCATTCAAAATGTCAATGTGCCTGGAATCGAAAAT GTTGATGTTACTGACATCATCAGCGGTCACTCTTCATATCTTTGTGCTGCACAAGAAATTCTGCAGCAGCTTGAGGCTTGA
- the LOC135624524 gene encoding uncharacterized protein LOC135624524 isoform X3 gives MANSMLSPAQRYAAAALLALALRHAQLQQEAQPLASSFSSAAADDDTHAEPAARLWTHQSRGLLRPVLRFLEIDSKVWAELEETALSSSPERHIDGFLRTIFDCNGASSEKSDQEVAFAKAVDSMALSLQTDADPAEGSKTQQQELNNRCDDTGASAANHKISDVTSRFSEIFQMRTMKAMPKVEETSHHLKCLGDEKSMLVDTPENYQRKLTFLFELLSACLADTPQDKKSPPERKGYDARHRVALRLLAKWICVEWIKMEAMEIIIACSAIASLKEEVQSEEGESAESRWSRWKRGGIIGAAALTGGAVLAISGGLAAPAIAAGFSALAPTLGTIVPVIGASGFAAAATVAGSAAGSVAVAASFGAAGAGLAGSKMARRVGDIEEFDFIPIGENHNQGCLAVGIYVSGFVFEEEDFVRPWDAIINNLERYVLRWESKNLIALSNAIQDWITSKVTKELMKRGAMMTVLSTLVTAVSWPTTLLSATKFIDSKWSIAIDRSNKAGKLLAEALLKGLQGNRPVTLIGFSLGARVIFKCLEELSKSGNNA, from the exons ATGGCCAATTCGATGCTTTCCCCCGCGCAGAGGTACGCCGCCGCGGCGCTCCTTGCCCTCGCCCTTCGCCATGCTCAGCTCCAACAAGAGGCCCAGCCTCTCGCTTCCTCCTTTTCCTCTGCTGCGGCGGATGACGACACCCATGCCGAGCCCGCCGCCCGGCTTTGGACACACCAGTCCCGCGGCCTTCTCCGTCCTGTCTTACG GTTTCTGGAAATTGATTCCAAGGTGTGGGCTGAATTGGAGGAAACCGCTCTTTCTTCTTCACCAGAACGGCACATAGATGGG TTCTTGAGGACAATCTTTGACTGCAACGGAGCATCTTCAGAAAAATCAGATCAAGAGGTTGCTTTCGCAAAAGCAGTTGATTCTATGGCACTAAGCTTGCAAACAGATGCTGATCCAGCTGAGGGATCTAAGACACAGCAACAGGAGCTTAACAATAGATGtgatgacacaggtgcttctgctGCAAATCATAAAATTTCTGATGTGACATCTAGATTTTCAGAAATATTTCAAATGAGAACGATGAAAGCTATGCCCAAAGTAGAAGAGACATCTCATCATTTGAAATGCCTTGGTGATGAAAAATCCATGTTAGTGGACACTCCAGAGAATTATCAACGGAAATTGACATTTCTTTTTGAGCTTCTTTCTGCCTGTTTAGCTGATACACCTCAAGACAAGAAAAGTCCTCCAGAGAGGAAGGGTTATGATGCTCGTCACCGTGTTGCTCTAAGGTTGTTGGCAAAATGGATTTGTGTTGAGTGGATAAAAATG GAagctatggagataataattgctTGCTCTGCTATTGCATCATTGAAAGAGGAAGTACAATCTGAAGAGGGTGAATCAGCAGAAAGCAGGTGGTCTAGATGGAAACGTGGTGGCATAATTGGTGCAGCTGCATTGACTGGAGGAGCCGTGTTAGCAATATCTGGAG GCCTGGCGGCTCCAGCAATTGCTGCAGGATTTAGTGCTTTAGCTCCTACATTAGGAACCATAGTCCCTGTTATTGGAGCAAGTGGGTTTGCTGCAGCAGCTACTGTTGCTGGATCAGCCGCTGGCTCAGTTGCTGTTGCTGCATCATTTGGAG CTGCAGGCGCTGGTCTTGCAGGGAGCAAAATGGCTAGGAGAGTTGGAGATATTGAAGAGTTCGATTTTATTCCAATTGGAGAAAATCATAACCAGGGT TGTTTAGCAGTTGGTATCTATGTTTCTGGTTTTGTATTTGAGGAAGAAGACTTTGTAAGACCCTGGGATGCAATAATAAATAACTTGGAGAG GTATGTTCTTAGATGGGAGTCAAAGAATTTGATTGCATTGAGCAATGCAATCCAAGATTGGATTACATCAA AGGTTACAAAGGAGTTAATGAAGCGAGGTGCGATGATGACTGTCTTAAGCACTCTAGTGACTGCAGTTTCTTGGCCAACTACATTACTTTCGGCCACAAAATTTATAGACAGCAAATGGTCAATTGCGATTGATAG ATCAAATAAAGCAGGAAAACTTCTTGCTGAAGCATTGTTGAAGGGATTGCAGGGCAACAG GCCAGTAACCCTTATTGGCTTTTCACTGGGAGCACGGGTCATCTTTAAGTGCTTGGAAGAGTTGTCAAAGTCAGGAAACAACG CGTGA
- the LOC135624524 gene encoding uncharacterized protein LOC135624524 isoform X2, translated as MANSMLSPAQRYAAAALLALALRHAQLQQEAQPLASSFSSAAADDDTHAEPAARLWTHQSRGLLRPVLRFLEIDSKVWAELEETALSSSPERHIDGFLRTIFDCNGASSEKSDQEVAFAKAVDSMALSLQTDADPAEGSKTQQQELNNRCDDTGASAANHKISDVTSRFSEIFQMRTMKAMPKVEETSHHLKCLGDEKSMLVDTPENYQRKLTFLFELLSACLADTPQDKKSPPERKGYDARHRVALRLLAKWICVEWIKMEAMEIIIACSAIASLKEEVQSEEGESAESRWSRWKRGGIIGAAALTGGAVLAISGGLAAPAIAAGFSALAPTLGTIVPVIGASGFAAAATVAGSAAGSVAVAASFGAAGAGLAGSKMARRVGDIEEFDFIPIGENHNQGCLAVGIYVSGFVFEEEDFVRPWDAIINNLERYVLRWESKNLIALSNAIQDWITSKVTKELMKRGAMMTVLSTLVTAVSWPTTLLSATKFIDSKWSIAIDRSNKAGKLLAEALLKGLQGNRPVTLIGFSLGARVIFKCLEELSKSGNNEGLVERVFLLGAPISVSGENWEGARKIVAGRFVNVFSTNDWILGITFRASMLTHGLAGIQNVNVPGIENVDVTDIISGHSSYLCAAQEILQQLEA; from the exons ATGGCCAATTCGATGCTTTCCCCCGCGCAGAGGTACGCCGCCGCGGCGCTCCTTGCCCTCGCCCTTCGCCATGCTCAGCTCCAACAAGAGGCCCAGCCTCTCGCTTCCTCCTTTTCCTCTGCTGCGGCGGATGACGACACCCATGCCGAGCCCGCCGCCCGGCTTTGGACACACCAGTCCCGCGGCCTTCTCCGTCCTGTCTTACG GTTTCTGGAAATTGATTCCAAGGTGTGGGCTGAATTGGAGGAAACCGCTCTTTCTTCTTCACCAGAACGGCACATAGATGGG TTCTTGAGGACAATCTTTGACTGCAACGGAGCATCTTCAGAAAAATCAGATCAAGAGGTTGCTTTCGCAAAAGCAGTTGATTCTATGGCACTAAGCTTGCAAACAGATGCTGATCCAGCTGAGGGATCTAAGACACAGCAACAGGAGCTTAACAATAGATGtgatgacacaggtgcttctgctGCAAATCATAAAATTTCTGATGTGACATCTAGATTTTCAGAAATATTTCAAATGAGAACGATGAAAGCTATGCCCAAAGTAGAAGAGACATCTCATCATTTGAAATGCCTTGGTGATGAAAAATCCATGTTAGTGGACACTCCAGAGAATTATCAACGGAAATTGACATTTCTTTTTGAGCTTCTTTCTGCCTGTTTAGCTGATACACCTCAAGACAAGAAAAGTCCTCCAGAGAGGAAGGGTTATGATGCTCGTCACCGTGTTGCTCTAAGGTTGTTGGCAAAATGGATTTGTGTTGAGTGGATAAAAATG GAagctatggagataataattgctTGCTCTGCTATTGCATCATTGAAAGAGGAAGTACAATCTGAAGAGGGTGAATCAGCAGAAAGCAGGTGGTCTAGATGGAAACGTGGTGGCATAATTGGTGCAGCTGCATTGACTGGAGGAGCCGTGTTAGCAATATCTGGAG GCCTGGCGGCTCCAGCAATTGCTGCAGGATTTAGTGCTTTAGCTCCTACATTAGGAACCATAGTCCCTGTTATTGGAGCAAGTGGGTTTGCTGCAGCAGCTACTGTTGCTGGATCAGCCGCTGGCTCAGTTGCTGTTGCTGCATCATTTGGAG CTGCAGGCGCTGGTCTTGCAGGGAGCAAAATGGCTAGGAGAGTTGGAGATATTGAAGAGTTCGATTTTATTCCAATTGGAGAAAATCATAACCAGGGT TGTTTAGCAGTTGGTATCTATGTTTCTGGTTTTGTATTTGAGGAAGAAGACTTTGTAAGACCCTGGGATGCAATAATAAATAACTTGGAGAG GTATGTTCTTAGATGGGAGTCAAAGAATTTGATTGCATTGAGCAATGCAATCCAAGATTGGATTACATCAA AGGTTACAAAGGAGTTAATGAAGCGAGGTGCGATGATGACTGTCTTAAGCACTCTAGTGACTGCAGTTTCTTGGCCAACTACATTACTTTCGGCCACAAAATTTATAGACAGCAAATGGTCAATTGCGATTGATAG ATCAAATAAAGCAGGAAAACTTCTTGCTGAAGCATTGTTGAAGGGATTGCAGGGCAACAG GCCAGTAACCCTTATTGGCTTTTCACTGGGAGCACGGGTCATCTTTAAGTGCTTGGAAGAGTTGTCAAAGTCAGGAAACAACG AGGGTCTCGTAGAAAGAGTTTTTCTCCTTGGTGCACCAATTTCTGTCAGTGGAGAAAATTGGGAGGGTGCTAGGAAA ATCGTTGCTGGGAGATTCGTGAACGTGTTCTCAACAAATGACTGGATCCTCGGAATAACTTTCCGAGCAag TATGCTGACCCATGGTTTGGCTGGCATTCAAAATGTCAATGTGCCTGGAATCGAAAAT GTTGATGTTACTGACATCATCAGCGGTCACTCTTCATATCTTTGTGCTGCACAAGAAATTCTGCAGCAGCTTGAGGCTTGA
- the LOC135625215 gene encoding cell division cycle 20.2, cofactor of APC complex-like, with product MASPLMRLRDREWYSPASNELAHPGDRFIPTRCLMNLDFARSSLTERRRREPAAIDSPVILTPKDEYRRRVEENMRLDSEGKPRKMLVFRGSPRNSKPSVLLVDEMMKDQQARLRPIDRIRHVPKSADRILDGTALLDDYYLNLMDWGKNNILAVALGRSVYLWNATNNSVQLLLTAADEDDHPTSIAWSMDAKTVAVGFARSRVEIWDAIELQQVRILEGHSARVGSLSWNQNVLTSGSHDASIINHDVRSSHHLASRLRAHSEEVCGLKWSGGGNLLASGGNDNLVHVWESSKMGSSKYLHRYSDHCAAVRALAWCPFRSSTLASGGGTADQCIKIWNTQTGKCTDSINTSAQVCALEWNRHEKEILSAHGYSQNQLSLWTYPSMTKIADLTGHTARVLHLSQSPDGCTVASAAADETIRFWKVFEHQPRRGSSKLDDEDRLFSLNRTHIR from the exons ATGGCGTCGCCTCTGATGAGGCTCCGGGATCGAGAGTGGTACTCCCCCGCCTCCAACGAGCTCGCCCATCCG GGGGATCGGTTCATACCGACGAGGTGCTTGATGAATCTGGACTTCGCTCGGTCCTCGCTGACGGAAAGGCGACGGAGGGAGCCTGCCGCCATCGACAGCCCCGTGATCTTGACCCCTAAG GATGAGTACAGGAGGAGggtggaggagaatatgaggctCGATTCGGAGGGGAAGCCACGCAAGATGTTGGTTTTCAGAGGGAGCCCAAGAAACTCCAAACCCAGCGTTCTTCTTGTGGACGAGATGATGAAAGATCAGCAGGCGCGGCTAAGGCCGATCGATCGAATTCGTCATGTTCCCAAG TCAGCGGATCGGATTCTGGATGGGACGGCACTCCTTGATGATTACTACCTAAACCTCATGGACTGGGGGAAGAACAACATCTTGGCAGTCGCCCTGGGGCGCTCAGTCTACCTCTGGAATGCCACGAACAATTCCGTACAGTTGCTGCTAACAGCAGCAGATGAGGACGATCACCCCACAAGCATTGCCTGGTCCATGGATGCCAAGACTGTGGCCGTAGGATTTGCGAGATCCAGAGTTGAGATATGGGATGCcatagaattgcagcag GTCAGAATCCTGGAAGGGCACTCGGCTCGAGTCGGCAGCCTTTCTTGGAATCAGAACGTCTTGACATCGGGCAGCCATGACGCATCCATAATTAACCATGATG TTAGATCTTCCCACCACTTGGCCTCTCGGCTTAGAGCACACTCCGAAGAAGTCTGTGGCCTGAAGTGGTCGGGCGGCGGGAATCTGCTGGCGAGCGGCGGCAACGACAACCTCGTTCACGTCTGGGAATCCTCGAAGATGGGATCGTCAAAGTACCTGCACAGGTACAGCGACCATTGCGCCGCCGTGAGAGCCCTCGCATGGTGCCCGTTCCGATCGAGTACGTTGGCTTCCGGTGGTGGAACTGCTGACCAGTGCATCAAGATTTGGAACACCCAAACGGGGAAGTGTACCGACAGCATCAACACCTCTGCGCAG GTCTGTGCGCTGGAGTGGAACAGACACGAGAAGGAGATTCTGAGCGCCCATGGTTACAGTCAGAATCAGCTGAGCTTATGGACATACCCTTCGATGACAAAGATCGCAGATTTAACCGGGCATACCGCCAGAGTCTTACACCTTTCTCAG AGCCCGGATGGATGCACGGTGGCGTCGGCTGCAGCGGACGAAACAATTCGTTTCTGGAAAGTGTTCGAACACCAACCTCGACGTGGCTCTTCCAAGCTGGATGATGAGGATCGCCTGTTCTCGCTCAACAGAACGCACATAAGATGA
- the LOC135624525 gene encoding uncharacterized protein LOC135624525 isoform X2 — MAEELPDGVGAGNPGVEGSGEPGQPATARTLKGKSCKGCLYYSSLLKSDSRNPVCVGISRTLPTAPLFIMGESEMKATQDGHDLSDFKYACIGCSIFVDNNDKQEHRAQLPFCAGIELLVEKRVSISDHVAAPVQKEDATARFPLQPHQPGQSSAELLSRFRRNAGVVASGVAKNLNKVGNYIKDNIDDIFYPFRKPPK; from the exons ATGGCGGAGGAATTACCCGACGGTGTTGGTGCGGGAAACCCTGGCGTAGAAGGCAGCGGCGAACCAGGGCAACCCGCTACGGCAAGAACTCTCAAGGGGAAATCCTGCAAGGGATGTCTGTACTATTCTTCGCTCCTCAAATCCGACTCACGTAATCCCGTCTGCGTTGGGATTAGCCGGACTCTTCCAACAG CACCTTTATTCATTATGGGGGAGTCTGAAATGAAAGCTACACAAGATGGGCACGATCTGTCAGATTTCAAGTATGCCTGCATTGGTTGTTCCATTTTCGTGGATAACAATGATAAGCAAGAACACCGAGCACAGTTGCCATTTTGTGCTGGCATTGAG CTATTAGTGGAGAAAAGAGTGTCAATCTCTGATCATGTTGCTGCACCAGTTCAAAAAGAAG ATGCTACCGCCCGATTCCCATTACAACCACACCAACCAGGTCAATCTTCGGCAGAACTTCTAAGCAG ATTTAGAAGGAATGCTGGAGTGGTAGCTTCAGGTGTGGCTAAGAACCTGAACAAAGTGGGAAATTACATAAAGGACAACATTGATGATATATTTTACCCTTTCCGCAAGCCACCCAAGTAG
- the LOC135624525 gene encoding uncharacterized protein LOC135624525 isoform X1, whose amino-acid sequence MAEELPDGVGAGNPGVEGSGEPGQPATARTLKGKSCKGCLYYSSLLKSDSRNPVCVGISRTLPTAPLFIMGESEMKATQDGHDLSDFKYACIGCSIFVDNNDKQEHRAQLPFCAGIELLVEKRVSISDHVAAPVQKEVFMKMGRVALKTLFSIEKGQLPGAQHTRSVVSSSVTFTIHLHRCYRPIPITTTPTRSIFGRTSKQI is encoded by the exons ATGGCGGAGGAATTACCCGACGGTGTTGGTGCGGGAAACCCTGGCGTAGAAGGCAGCGGCGAACCAGGGCAACCCGCTACGGCAAGAACTCTCAAGGGGAAATCCTGCAAGGGATGTCTGTACTATTCTTCGCTCCTCAAATCCGACTCACGTAATCCCGTCTGCGTTGGGATTAGCCGGACTCTTCCAACAG CACCTTTATTCATTATGGGGGAGTCTGAAATGAAAGCTACACAAGATGGGCACGATCTGTCAGATTTCAAGTATGCCTGCATTGGTTGTTCCATTTTCGTGGATAACAATGATAAGCAAGAACACCGAGCACAGTTGCCATTTTGTGCTGGCATTGAG CTATTAGTGGAGAAAAGAGTGTCAATCTCTGATCATGTTGCTGCACCAGTTCAAAAAGAAG TTTTTATGAAGATGGGAAGGGTAGCCTTAAAGACCTTGTTTTCAATTGAAAAAGGCCAACTTCCAGGAGCTCAGCATACTAGGTCTGTGGTATCATCTTCCGTTACATTCACCATCCACCTACATAG ATGCTACCGCCCGATTCCCATTACAACCACACCAACCAGGTCAATCTTCGGCAGAACTTCTAAGCAG ATTTAG
- the LOC135582280 gene encoding B-box zinc finger protein 19-like isoform X1: protein MREGEWWEGDEREGKMRTICDVCESAPAVLFCAADEAALCRPCDEKVHMCNKLASRHVRVGLADPREVPRCDICENAPAFFYCEIDGSSLCLQCDMIVHVGGKRTHGRYLLLRQRVEFPGDKPGHIEDLTTKAKDPVDHRRDHTMIMREKMKSHRLPADPSSDASNDRDGNIDSKMIDLNTRPVRNHGQSSTTQAQNMDPSRDNNHDSPGVGVVPTGHFQSDP, encoded by the exons ATGCGTGAAGGGGAGTGGTGGGAGGGAGATGAGAGGGAGGGGAAGATGCGAACTATCTGCGACGTCTGCGAGAGCGCTCCGGCTGTCCTGTTCTGTGCCGCCGACGAGGCTGCCCTGTGCCGGCCCTGCGATGAAAAG GTTCACATGTGCAACAAACTCGCTAGCCGGCATGTACGAGTAGGACTTGCTGACCCCAGGGAAGTTCCTCGCTGTGACATATGTGAAAATGCACCTG CTTTCTTTTACTGTGAGATAGATGGCAGCTCCTTGTGTCTGCAGTGTGATATGATTGTGCATGTTGGGGGAAAGAGAACCCATGGAAGATATCTATTGCTGAGGCAAAGGGTTGAG TTTCCAGGCGATAAACCTGGTCATATAGAAGATCTAACAACAAAAGCAAAGGACCCTGTTGATCATAGGAGGGATCACACAATGATAATGAGAGAGAAAATGAAAAGTCACAGGCTCCCTGCTGATCCTTCTTCAGATGCTAGCAATGATCGTGATGGTAATATCGATTCCAAAATGATTGATCTTAACACGAGACCTGTCCGAAATCATGGGCAATCTTCCACTACCCAG GCTCAGAATATGGATCCTTCAAGAGATAATAATCATGACTCTCCCGGTGTTGGTGTTGTCCCCACTGGTCATTTCCAAAGCGACCCATAG
- the LOC135582280 gene encoding B-box zinc finger protein 19-like isoform X2: MREGEWWEGDEREGKMRTICDVCESAPAVLFCAADEAALCRPCDEKVHMCNKLASRHVRVGLADPREVPRCDICENAPAFFYCEIDGSSLCLQCDMIVHVGGKRTHGRYLLLRQRVEFPGDKPGHIEDLTTKAKDPVDHRRDHTMIMREKMKSHRLPADPSSDASNDRDGNIDSKMIDLNTRPVRNHGQSSTTQNMDPSRDNNHDSPGVGVVPTGHFQSDP; the protein is encoded by the exons ATGCGTGAAGGGGAGTGGTGGGAGGGAGATGAGAGGGAGGGGAAGATGCGAACTATCTGCGACGTCTGCGAGAGCGCTCCGGCTGTCCTGTTCTGTGCCGCCGACGAGGCTGCCCTGTGCCGGCCCTGCGATGAAAAG GTTCACATGTGCAACAAACTCGCTAGCCGGCATGTACGAGTAGGACTTGCTGACCCCAGGGAAGTTCCTCGCTGTGACATATGTGAAAATGCACCTG CTTTCTTTTACTGTGAGATAGATGGCAGCTCCTTGTGTCTGCAGTGTGATATGATTGTGCATGTTGGGGGAAAGAGAACCCATGGAAGATATCTATTGCTGAGGCAAAGGGTTGAG TTTCCAGGCGATAAACCTGGTCATATAGAAGATCTAACAACAAAAGCAAAGGACCCTGTTGATCATAGGAGGGATCACACAATGATAATGAGAGAGAAAATGAAAAGTCACAGGCTCCCTGCTGATCCTTCTTCAGATGCTAGCAATGATCGTGATGGTAATATCGATTCCAAAATGATTGATCTTAACACGAGACCTGTCCGAAATCATGGGCAATCTTCCACTACCCAG AATATGGATCCTTCAAGAGATAATAATCATGACTCTCCCGGTGTTGGTGTTGTCCCCACTGGTCATTTCCAAAGCGACCCATAG